In the Candidatus Krumholzibacteriia bacterium genome, one interval contains:
- a CDS encoding ROK family protein, which produces MSTLLGVDIGGTNIKIAAVSPGGRVLARGLIDTPADEGPARAFRAIHAAARTLAGTTGVAAVGIGCAGLIDARRGVLRESPNLPAWAGAPLAALARRYFSVPVTLENDATSAAFGESFVRGARGKNLVAITLGTGVGGGIVVDGSIVRGVSGFGGEIGHMTVDPNGPRCRCGSRGCLEAYAGSYGIVAAARRAARARAGVRRPPATARAVLDAARAGDAVCKRAVRDVGEHLGIAVASVLDVLNPSVVVLAGGIAAAFDLLEPHLKRAVAAHAFAQTAADAAIERSRLGNDAAVVGVALLAAGRVRTRRRRSGSRPAWDDIRCRRDPLTSDHASATWPCAPPRFSPRRPPPTGGPRNRPARRTTSTSTPTAARCAAPAAKPSWNSSTTWSSCTATSPSTQTTACPIRSSA; this is translated from the coding sequence GTGAGCACGCTTCTCGGCGTTGATATCGGTGGGACCAACATCAAGATCGCGGCAGTCTCTCCGGGCGGCCGTGTGCTGGCGCGCGGGCTGATCGACACGCCCGCCGACGAGGGCCCGGCGCGGGCCTTTCGCGCCATCCACGCGGCGGCACGGACCCTGGCCGGAACCACCGGTGTGGCGGCGGTCGGGATCGGCTGCGCGGGCCTGATCGACGCCAGGCGTGGGGTTCTGCGCGAGTCTCCCAACCTGCCCGCTTGGGCGGGCGCGCCGCTGGCAGCGCTGGCGCGGCGGTACTTCTCGGTGCCGGTGACGCTGGAGAACGATGCGACGAGCGCCGCCTTCGGCGAATCGTTCGTGCGCGGCGCACGCGGGAAGAACCTGGTGGCCATCACGCTTGGCACCGGGGTGGGGGGCGGCATCGTGGTGGATGGAAGCATCGTGCGCGGCGTGTCCGGTTTCGGCGGAGAGATCGGACACATGACCGTCGACCCCAACGGACCCCGGTGCCGTTGCGGCTCGCGCGGGTGCCTGGAAGCGTACGCCGGCTCGTACGGGATCGTTGCCGCGGCGCGGCGCGCGGCGCGCGCACGCGCCGGCGTGCGGCGGCCACCGGCCACGGCGCGCGCGGTTCTGGATGCCGCGCGGGCGGGGGACGCGGTGTGCAAGCGAGCGGTGCGGGACGTGGGCGAGCACCTCGGGATCGCGGTGGCGTCCGTCCTCGACGTGCTCAACCCGTCGGTGGTGGTCCTGGCCGGTGGTATCGCGGCGGCGTTCGACCTGCTCGAGCCGCACCTGAAGCGCGCCGTCGCCGCCCACGCCTTCGCGCAGACCGCGGCCGACGCCGCCATCGAGCGCTCGCGGCTGGGCAACGACGCCGCCGTGGTGGGCGTGGCGCTGCTCGCCGCGGGCCGCGTGCGCACACGCCGCAGGAGATCCGGCAGTCGCCCCGCCTGGGACGACATCCGATGCCGACGAGACCCGTTGACCTCCGATCACGCCTCCGCTACGTGGCCCTGTGCGCCGCCGCGGTTCTCGCCGCGCAGGCCGCCGCCGACCGGGGGGCCGCGCAACAGACCGGCGAGGCGGACTACTTCGACGTCAACGCCGACCGCAGCACGCTGCGCAGCACCGGCGGCGAAACCATCCTGGAACTCATCGACAACGTGGTCGTCGTGCACGGCGACGTCACCCTCAACGCAGACCACGGCCTGTCCTATTCGATCCAGCGCCTGA
- a CDS encoding Mur ligase family protein codes for MTRSRRPFPDLRDPLPPALQFVLGLSPSAMTLGLGNIQALMERLGHPERAFRAVLVAGTNGKGSVTTLLESLLRARGLRTGRYTSPHVFSVAERIAIGGESATIDEMEAAAARIVPLRDEIPYSYFEALTAIAFLLFAGRGVEMAVLEVGLGGRFDATNVVDPALSIVTSISLDHRRILGDTEQEILREKLGVARPGTPLLVGDLPAALRAIVDERGAREGFPVLGPGDLGSATVVEPLFDGSWVTLRTPAADYGRVRLPFGGAHQAVNALLAVGAAEKLAAPLTGVGEALAGAFIPGRFQRVDRHGRTFVIDVAHNDAAILATAQHVAAYRRREDCALVFGLLRRKELFRAPRGLLDAFGRICLVDPGLEPGSSDVAHAPHELLASYFAPYLPNAAAAVMLWNRADERDDPLVRLLRWLDDPRTPVTTVVVMGSHRVVEEVGKRMFTADGTIGT; via the coding sequence ATGACTCGCAGTCGCCGGCCGTTTCCTGACCTGCGCGACCCCTTACCCCCTGCTCTCCAGTTCGTTCTCGGCCTGTCGCCCTCCGCGATGACACTGGGGCTCGGGAACATCCAGGCGCTGATGGAGCGCCTGGGACACCCCGAACGCGCCTTCCGCGCCGTGCTGGTGGCCGGCACCAACGGCAAGGGATCGGTGACGACCCTGCTCGAATCGCTGCTGCGTGCGCGCGGCCTGCGCACGGGCCGTTACACCTCACCGCACGTGTTCAGCGTGGCCGAGCGCATCGCCATCGGCGGCGAGTCCGCCACCATTGACGAGATGGAGGCGGCCGCGGCGCGCATCGTGCCGTTGCGCGACGAGATCCCCTACAGCTACTTCGAGGCCCTCACCGCCATCGCGTTCCTGCTCTTTGCCGGGCGCGGGGTGGAGATGGCCGTGCTCGAAGTGGGGCTGGGCGGTCGCTTCGACGCCACCAACGTGGTGGATCCCGCCCTTTCCATTGTCACCAGCATCTCGCTGGACCATCGCCGCATCCTCGGCGACACCGAGCAGGAGATCCTGCGCGAGAAGCTCGGCGTGGCGCGCCCGGGCACGCCGCTGCTGGTGGGCGACCTGCCCGCGGCATTGCGCGCCATCGTGGACGAACGCGGCGCGCGCGAGGGATTTCCTGTGCTCGGGCCCGGCGACCTGGGAAGCGCGACGGTGGTGGAACCCCTGTTCGACGGCTCATGGGTGACGCTGCGCACCCCGGCCGCGGACTACGGCCGCGTGCGGCTGCCCTTTGGCGGCGCGCACCAGGCCGTGAATGCGCTGCTGGCGGTGGGGGCCGCGGAGAAGCTGGCGGCACCGCTGACGGGGGTGGGCGAAGCGCTCGCGGGCGCGTTCATCCCCGGCCGCTTTCAGCGCGTGGATCGCCACGGCCGCACCTTCGTGATCGACGTGGCCCACAACGACGCCGCCATCCTCGCCACCGCGCAGCACGTGGCGGCCTACCGCCGCCGCGAGGACTGCGCGCTGGTCTTCGGCCTGCTGCGCCGCAAGGAACTGTTCCGGGCCCCGCGGGGGCTGCTGGACGCCTTCGGCCGCATCTGCCTGGTGGACCCCGGGCTGGAGCCCGGCAGCTCCGACGTGGCGCACGCGCCGCACGAATTGCTAGCGTCGTACTTCGCTCCGTACTTGCCGAATGCGGCGGCCGCCGTCATGCTGTGGAATCGCGCCGACGAGCGGGACGATCCGCTCGTGCGGCTGCTGCGCTGGCTCGACGACCCGCGCACGCCGGTGACGACCGTGGTCGTCATGGGGTCGCACCGGGTGGTCGAGGAAGTCGGAAAGAGAATGTTCACCGCGGATGGCACGATCGGAACGTGA
- the accD gene encoding acetyl-CoA carboxylase, carboxyltransferase subunit beta: protein MSWFRREKRGVQPIQKKAVPDGLWKKCDLCGEILYVKELEKRLWTCSSCGNHFMISTQQYIEILADPGSFRETHQGLVSGDPLQFKDLKKYKDRIKEYAEKTGVEDALVTGFATIGGREVVLAIMDFTYMGGSMGSVVGEKFARATQDAILRRRALICVARSGGARMQESVYSLMQMAKTAAMLARLSEEGLPFISILTNPTTGGVTASFASLGDLIIAEPKALIGFAGPRVIQQTIRQDLPEGFQRSEFLLAHGMIDMIVPRDELRATVETVLDFTGAGAASVSDQDVKDDSQSPAVS from the coding sequence GTGTCGTGGTTCCGTAGGGAAAAGCGGGGCGTCCAGCCCATCCAGAAGAAGGCAGTTCCGGACGGGCTCTGGAAGAAATGCGACCTGTGCGGCGAGATCCTCTATGTGAAGGAGCTCGAGAAGCGGTTGTGGACGTGCTCGTCGTGCGGCAACCACTTCATGATCTCCACCCAGCAGTACATCGAGATCCTCGCCGATCCCGGCTCGTTCCGTGAGACCCACCAGGGTCTCGTCTCCGGCGATCCCCTCCAGTTCAAGGACCTCAAGAAGTACAAGGACCGCATCAAGGAGTACGCGGAGAAGACCGGCGTCGAGGACGCCCTGGTGACCGGTTTTGCCACCATCGGCGGGCGCGAAGTGGTGCTCGCCATCATGGATTTCACCTACATGGGTGGCAGCATGGGTTCGGTGGTGGGGGAGAAGTTCGCCCGCGCCACCCAGGATGCCATCCTGCGGCGCCGCGCGCTCATCTGCGTGGCGCGTTCCGGCGGCGCGCGCATGCAGGAGTCCGTGTACTCGCTCATGCAGATGGCCAAGACGGCCGCCATGCTGGCGCGGCTGTCGGAGGAAGGGCTGCCCTTCATCTCCATCCTGACCAACCCGACCACCGGCGGCGTCACCGCCAGTTTCGCGAGCCTCGGCGACCTCATCATCGCCGAGCCCAAGGCGCTCATTGGCTTTGCCGGGCCGAGAGTCATCCAGCAGACCATCCGGCAGGACCTCCCCGAAGGATTCCAGCGGAGCGAATTCCTGCTCGCGCACGGCATGATCGACATGATCGTCCCGCGCGACGAGTTGCGTGCCACCGTCGAGACGGTGCTCGACTTCACCGGCGCGGGTGCCGCTTCCGTTTCGGACCAGGACGTGAAGGATGACTCGCAGTCGCCGGCCGTTTCCTGA